TGTATAACCCATTCTTTTTCAACAAATGGGATCTGTTCGAATGGCTTAAGAAGTCCAAATCGACTCAGCAACTGATCCCTTATACTCGGCGGATGCGAAGTGCTTCTTCTCTGGGTGCCGTTCTACGGGCGTATCCCTATCTGTACCTTAAGCCCGAGAGCGGCAAAGCTGGCAAAGGAATCATGATGCTTAAATTCCAGGAAAAAGAACGACTTCCCTACCGACTCAAAATACAAACCACACGTAAAAGCACGACCTATAAAGCAGCTACACTTGCCAAGTTATGGGCACGAATTCGCAAAGAAACCGGACTTACGCCCTATATCATGCAACAAGGCATTGAATTGGCATCCTCTCGTAAACGCCCCTTCGATTTGCGTGTTCTTGTACAAAAGAACACCAAGGGCCAATGGAGCGTAACCGGTGTAGGAGCGAGACTTGCAGGCTCCCGCAGCATTACAACGCATGTGCCGCGCGGCGGGAGCGTAGAAGACCCTGAGAAGCTGCTGACCGAACTTTTTGGCGAAGAAATGTCAACAACCCTGATGAAACGTGTGAAATCCACTTCATTAACGATCGCAAGACAGGTAGAACGGGGATCAGGTTATACGCTCGGAGAAATGTCCATGGATCTGGGCATTGATGACCTGGGGGAACTCTGGTTCTTCGAAGCCAATGCAAAGCCCATGAAGTTTGATGAACCACAGATCAGAAGGCGGTCATTGGAACGTATATTTCACTACAGCGCTTATCTTGCCCGTCAGTCCAAACGATGATAGACAGGAATACTGCAAAAAGAAGGTGATTGTTTGTGTCCTCACCTGTTCTGGGCATTATGACGTTGTACTTAAATGAACATCGCGCTCTTGAAGAACGAAGCGTTTATCGGAGAATGATTCTTGAAGGGCGCAAGCGGGGACTCGATATCTATGTATTCACACCAGCCGACGTACACCCCGGCGGCAAACAAATTGAAGCCATGGTTTTTCATGAGGGAAAAGGCTGGTCCAGGGAGTGGCGATCATTCCCGGACCTGATCTTTGATCGTTGCCGGATTCAGCGTAACCGAAGGTTCCAGCAATTGCTTGCTTTTCGTGAGAAATATGGGCATCTGCTCTTTCTGAACAGGCCACTGCGCAATAAATGGACTATCCACCAGACCCTTTTACAAAAAGCAAACTTTCGTGAACACCTGCCGGAAACCGCTCTATTTCAGGATATGTCCGATGTAAACCGGATGCTCAAAGTTTCTTCTCTGGTCTATCTCAAACCCATTAATGGAACAGGCGGACGTGGTATTCTGCGCATTGAACGCAGCAGTAGCGAGGCTAATACAGTGCTTGTTCAGGGGCGGGATCAGAAGCGTCGTATCATCACTCCACGTAAAGTTCATTTATCACGACTTGGCGCGTTGCTCCAGCACTGGAACATGAAAGACAAGTATCTTGTACAAAAGGGCATTCAACTTCAGCTTCCGAATGGACGTGTGCATGATTATCGCATGCTCGTTCAGAAGAACGCTGAAGGACAATGGGAGCTTACTGGATGTGCTGGACGCATGGGTGCAGAAAAAAGCGTGACCTCCAATCTGCATGGCGGCGGTCAGGCAATAGCGATGAACCGACTCATGAAGCAATGGATCGAAGATGACGACCTCCGGGCAGAAATTAACACAACTGCAGAAACGTTTGGCATTGATGTTGCTTCGTTTCTGGAAGATACGTATGGGGACCTGTGTGAGCTGGCACTGGATTTGGCGATTGACAGAAGCGGACGTATCTACCTGCTTGAAGTTAATCCCAAACCTGCGCGTGAAGTATTCGCTCGCATCGGGGAGCGGGATATCTATTATAAAGCCATCACTCAACCGCTGGAGTACGCCTTATGGGTATATCGCAACAGACCTCCCGGAACGTCCAGAAAGCCAGCCATTCCTAGGCCCGCTTCGCAAAAATCCGCCAGAGTAAAAAGAAAAAGGAAAGTCAAATGAATGGATAAGACAAAGCAGGAGTGTATGTTCGCCAAGTGCGAGCATCTGCCCCTGCTTCACTGTTTTTTATTTCTGTTCTTTCGTCCATTGCAGCGTGTCGTTGTCAATCACAATATACCCTTTTTCCTCACCTTGCACATAAGATAATGCCAATCTCATCAGGTCAGGTTCCAGTTGGCATGTGGTAACACGTGTAACCTGGTCTGTATGATCCGCGGGCAGGCACAACGTCAGAATACCCACTTTACCCGAGAAATCAGTCTTGCCCTGGATGACCGATGTTTCCGACTTGGAACCATACACCTCAGATACCCAGCCGGGCTGCTCCGTCAACGCGAAGGCTCCCTTCCCTATGCCTGCCGTAACCCAATGCATCGTCAGCGTTATAGAAGATGCCTCATAGCTCATATCCGCCGTCATTTCTCCAGCTTCATTGATCCTCAACGCAATATCCGCTTGCGGATGCAGGTGAAAACGTTGCTCCAGAGTATGCTCTGCTTCTGCCTCCAGCCAATCCACAATTAGTAGTATAGGAATCTCCACCCCTGCCAGCATCCACCGACGATGTGTAACTGGATCTGACAAATGCGTATATCCATCCTGCGAAGCATCAATGAAGTGATAGCTGTCATTGCTCTCCCAACGTAACGTTGTGGCCTGAGCCTCCGGTTCACCCCATTGCTGTGTGGAGAGATAAGGTGTCTGATCCAGACCATCCACCGTGACGGTATTGTGCGCCCGCGTACTTTTGAAATACCGACGCCATTTCCCTTCTTCATACGTATAACGTCCGGTGTCCGTGAAGAAAAGCTGGTTCTTCCACATCCACTCCACATTCAGCGCATCCGCATGTCCGTGTGCTCCGCCCATGGCAGCCACATCAAAAAAAAGATATTGATACTTGTCCCTCATGACATAATATCCTGTCTGCGGAAAAGCACGGCTCGACAAAGCCGGAGAAGAAGAAGCCTGTAGTCTGAGGCATCGCTCATATTTCTCCACACCCAGCAACCAGAGACACTCCGAGCTATCCGTTCCGCGAGCCATCAAATCATCATCGTCCAGGATCGCTCCAAGCAGGGTCAGTCGTTGTCGTCCATCGCCAACCCAATCCGAATCACCAATACCGGTAGACTGATGATCTGGTCGGAT
The nucleotide sequence above comes from Paenibacillus sp. W2I17. Encoded proteins:
- a CDS encoding YheC/YheD family protein produces the protein MSLHDDFKPVIAVLTMHDKQRMFRGNHQNFQDILQTGESMGYVVYIVTVRDLNVSGPTVKGYTYNKGSGKWVSQPFPLPHVLYNRIPNREDEGKPSVQRKIDECMQSGIELYNPFFFNKWDLFEWLKKSKSTQQLIPYTRRMRSASSLGAVLRAYPYLYLKPESGKAGKGIMMLKFQEKERLPYRLKIQTTRKSTTYKAATLAKLWARIRKETGLTPYIMQQGIELASSRKRPFDLRVLVQKNTKGQWSVTGVGARLAGSRSITTHVPRGGSVEDPEKLLTELFGEEMSTTLMKRVKSTSLTIARQVERGSGYTLGEMSMDLGIDDLGELWFFEANAKPMKFDEPQIRRRSLERIFHYSAYLARQSKR
- a CDS encoding alginate lyase family protein, which encodes MSDFYLSATDLQRAAQYYEKHFPEEARNSLTIANRAILNEFIVPYTNDLNRWIPMGTPVDWLHNPTNDLEFTWGINRHWHMLDLGKAYLMKGNPLYVTAFIDHFRSWRQQNPVPVNLVYEEAVFFQKPGPWRLLETGLRVQSWISAYKYMEASSLIDEGFQAEFRQGLDEHAEFLTRYLGSTEINHAIMHMQGLFMIATFYHQHPRSPYWRQVAMERLELCLLHQLGEEGIQVELTTHYHNASIEMFGTPYRLGEISGHPFSAWYARCLRQMAAFTEALIRPDHQSTGIGDSDWVGDGRQRLTLLGAILDDDDLMARGTDSSECLWLLGVEKYERCLRLQASSSPALSSRAFPQTGYYVMRDKYQYLFFDVAAMGGAHGHADALNVEWMWKNQLFFTDTGRYTYEEGKWRRYFKSTRAHNTVTVDGLDQTPYLSTQQWGEPEAQATTLRWESNDSYHFIDASQDGYTHLSDPVTHRRWMLAGVEIPILLIVDWLEAEAEHTLEQRFHLHPQADIALRINEAGEMTADMSYEASSITLTMHWVTAGIGKGAFALTEQPGWVSEVYGSKSETSVIQGKTDFSGKVGILTLCLPADHTDQVTRVTTCQLEPDLMRLALSYVQGEEKGYIVIDNDTLQWTKEQK
- a CDS encoding YheC/YheD family protein, with product MSSPVLGIMTLYLNEHRALEERSVYRRMILEGRKRGLDIYVFTPADVHPGGKQIEAMVFHEGKGWSREWRSFPDLIFDRCRIQRNRRFQQLLAFREKYGHLLFLNRPLRNKWTIHQTLLQKANFREHLPETALFQDMSDVNRMLKVSSLVYLKPINGTGGRGILRIERSSSEANTVLVQGRDQKRRIITPRKVHLSRLGALLQHWNMKDKYLVQKGIQLQLPNGRVHDYRMLVQKNAEGQWELTGCAGRMGAEKSVTSNLHGGGQAIAMNRLMKQWIEDDDLRAEINTTAETFGIDVASFLEDTYGDLCELALDLAIDRSGRIYLLEVNPKPAREVFARIGERDIYYKAITQPLEYALWVYRNRPPGTSRKPAIPRPASQKSARVKRKRKVK